The following proteins come from a genomic window of Sardina pilchardus chromosome 1, fSarPil1.1, whole genome shotgun sequence:
- the grb2a gene encoding growth factor receptor-bound protein 2a: MEAIAKYDFKATADDELSFKRGEVLKVLNEECDQNWYKAEVNGREGFIPKNYIEMKPHPWFYGKIPRAKAEEMLNKQRQDGAFLIRESESTPGDFSLSVKFGNDVQHFKVLRDGAGKYFLWVVKFNSLNSLVEYHRTSSVSRNQTIFLKDIEQVPQHCSYVQALFDFDPQEDGELGFRRGALIQVLDNSDPNWWKGAYHGQTGMFPRNYVAPVNQNM, encoded by the exons ATGGAAGCCATAGCGAAGTACGATTTTAAAGCGACTGCAGATGATGAACTAAGTTTCAAGCGTGGAGAGGTACTGAAG GTTTTAAATGAAGAATGTGACCAAAACTGGTACAAGGCGGAGGTGAACGGAAGAGAGGGCTTCATCCCCAAGAATTATATTGAAATGAAGCCACATCC GTGGTTTTACGGAAAGATCCCGCGGGCAAAGGCCGAGGAGATGCTTAACAAACAGCGACAGGATGGGGCCTTCCTcatcagagagagcgagagcactcCGGGGGACTTTTCCCTTTCCGTGAA GTTTGGCAATGACGTGCAGCACTTCAAGGTCCTGCGGGACGGCGCTGGGAAGTACTTCCTGTGGGTGGTCAAGTTCAACTCGCTCAACTCCCTGGTGGAGTACCACCGCACCAGCTCCGTCTCCAGGAATCAGACCATCTTCCTCAAAGACATCGAGCAGgtcccacag CATTGCTCGTATGTGCAAGCACTGTTCGACTTCGACCCTCAGGAGGACGGCGAGCTGGGCTTCCGCCGAGGGGCTCTCATCCAAGTGCTGGACAACTCTGACCCCAACTGGTGGAAAGGGGCGTACCACGGCCAGACGGGAATGTTCCCACGCAACTATGTCGCGCCTGTCAATCAGAACATGTAA
- the mchr1a gene encoding melanin-concentrating hormone receptor 1 codes for MGCSKGSPHYSNVILPSVFGIICFLGIVGNCIVIYTIMKKTKCRAKQTVPDIFIFNLSIVDLLFLLGMPFLIHQLMGDGSWCFGAAMCTVISALDSNSQTVSTYILTVMTLDRYLATVHPIRFNHVRTPCVAGASVALVWALSLLSVAPVLLYSGLMPLPGGRVACALLLPDPAADVYWFTLYQFVLAFALPLAVICAVFSRILRHMSTAVAPLPPRSLRLRTKRVTRTAVAICLAFFLCWAPYYVLQLVHLGVPRPSAAFSYAYDMAIGMGYANSCINPFLYIALSRSFKRRFAVAVLPPHKGSRVNPSTTDGSVSLRLAPDGPQPPRSSRLPQGGPQGGQQEGRGSR; via the exons ATGGGCTGCT ccaagGGGAGTCCCCACTACAGCAATGTTATCCTGCCCAGCGTATTCGGAATCATCTGTTTCCTTGGGATTGTGGGCAACTGTATCGTGATTTACACCATCATGAAGAAGACCAAATGTCGGGCCAAGCAGACCGTCCCCGACATCTTCATCTTCAACCTCTCCATCGTggacctcctcttcctcctgggcATGCCCTTCCTCATCCACCAGCTGATGGGCGACGGCTCCTGGTGCTTCGGGGCGGCCATGTGCACGGTCATCTCCGCGCTGGACTCCAACAGCCAGACGGTCAGCACGTACATCCTCACCGTCATGACGCTGGACCGCTACCTGGCCACCGTCCACCCCATCCGCTTCAACCACGTGCGCACGCCGTGCGTGGCGGGCGCCTCGGTGGCGCTGGTGTGGGCGCTCTCGCTGCTCTCCGTGGCGCCCGTGCTCCTGTACTCCGGCCTCATGCCGCTGCCCGGCGGCCGCGTGGCCTGCGCCCTCCTGCTGCCCGACCCGGCCGCCGACGTCTACTGGTTCACCCTCTACCAGTTCGTGCTGGCCTTCGCCCTGCCGCTGGCGGTCATCTGCGCCGTCTTCTCCAGGATCCTGCGGCACATGTCCACGGCGGTGGCGCCGCTGCCCCCGCGGAGCCTGCGCCTGCGCACCAAGAGAGTGACCCGCACGGCCGTGGCCATCTGCCTGGCCTTCTTCCTGTGCTGGGCGCCCTACTACGTGCTGCAGCTGGTGCACCTGGGCGTGCCGCGGCCCAGCGCCGCCTTCTCCTACGCCTACGACATGGCCATCGGCATGGGCTACGCCAACAGCTGCATCAACCCCTTCCTGTACATCGCGCTGAGCCGGAGCTTCAAGCGCCGCTTCGCCGTGGCCGTCCTGCCGCCGCACAAGGGCTCGCGGGTCAACCCCAGCACCACGGACGGGAGCGTGAGCTTGCGCTTGGCCCCCGA